One Streptomyces sp. NBC_01237 genomic region harbors:
- a CDS encoding ROK family protein — translation MHTDLVAALDIGGTKIAGALVDGGGTLLARAQRPTPALRDAETVMEAVGDVLNELMESPLWGGAGSVGIGSAGPVDASAGTVSPVNVPAWRDFPLVERVRKATGGLPVALVGDGVAMTAAEHWLGAARGYDNALCLVVSTGVGGGLVLGGRLHPGPTGNAGHIGHLCVELDGDPCPCGSRGCVERIASGPNIARRALDGGWLPGPDGDATAAAVAAAARAGDPVAVASYERAAQALAAGIAATATLVEIDIAVIGGGVAGAGEVLFAPLRRSLRDYATLSFVRRLTVAPAVMGTDAGLVGAAAAAATAVRRPQAL, via the coding sequence ATGCATACCGACCTCGTCGCCGCGCTCGACATCGGAGGCACCAAGATCGCCGGTGCGTTGGTGGACGGCGGAGGAACCCTGCTCGCGCGGGCGCAGCGGCCGACGCCCGCTCTGCGGGACGCCGAAACGGTCATGGAGGCCGTCGGCGACGTACTGAACGAGCTGATGGAGTCACCGCTGTGGGGCGGGGCGGGCTCCGTGGGCATCGGCAGCGCGGGCCCCGTGGATGCGTCGGCCGGCACGGTGAGCCCGGTCAACGTCCCGGCCTGGCGCGACTTTCCGCTGGTGGAGCGGGTGCGCAAGGCGACCGGTGGGTTGCCCGTGGCGCTGGTCGGCGACGGTGTGGCGATGACGGCGGCCGAGCACTGGCTCGGTGCGGCCCGCGGCTATGACAACGCGCTCTGCCTCGTGGTCTCGACGGGCGTCGGCGGTGGCCTGGTTCTCGGCGGCAGGCTGCACCCCGGTCCCACGGGCAACGCCGGGCACATCGGCCACCTCTGTGTGGAGCTGGACGGCGATCCGTGCCCGTGCGGCTCACGCGGGTGCGTCGAGCGCATAGCCAGTGGGCCGAACATCGCCCGACGGGCCCTCGACGGCGGCTGGCTCCCCGGCCCGGACGGCGATGCCACGGCCGCCGCCGTGGCCGCCGCCGCGCGCGCCGGGGACCCGGTCGCCGTCGCCTCGTACGAGCGCGCCGCCCAGGCGCTGGCCGCGGGAATCGCCGCGACCGCGACGCTCGTCGAGATCGACATCGCGGTGATCGGCGGGGGAGTGGCCGGTGCGGGCGAGGTGCTCTTCGCGCCGCTGCGCCGGTCCCTGCGCGACTACGCCACGCTCTCGTTCGTACGCCGCCTCACCGTGGCGCCTGCGGTGATGGGCACCGACGCGGGGCTGGTGGGAGCGGCGGCCGCCGCCGCCACGGCCGTGCGCCGGCCACAGGCCCTCTGA
- a CDS encoding LacI family DNA-binding transcriptional regulator, whose protein sequence is MAETTRHSETRYGNRPTMKDVAARAGVGLKTVSRVVNSEPGVTPDTERRVQEAIDALGFRRNDSARVLRKGRTASIGLVLEDLADPFYGPLSRAVEEVARAHGALLINGSSAEDPEREQELVLALCARRVDGLIVIPAGDDHRYLEPEIKAGIATVFVDRPAGRIDADMVLSDSFGGAREGVAHLIAHGHRRIGFIGDQPRIHTATERLRGYHAAMTDAGIEVQDAWVSLGSTDPDRVRDAAESMLRGPEPVTALFAGNNRVTVTVVRVLADRERPVALVGFDDIELADLLGITVISQDAAAVGRTAAEHLFRRLDGVDHAPVRVELPTTLIARGSGERPPA, encoded by the coding sequence GTGGCCGAGACCACCCGTCATTCCGAGACCCGCTACGGCAACCGGCCGACCATGAAGGACGTGGCCGCCCGCGCCGGAGTGGGCCTCAAGACGGTCTCGCGGGTGGTGAACAGCGAACCGGGCGTCACCCCCGACACCGAACGCCGCGTGCAGGAGGCGATCGATGCCCTCGGCTTCCGCCGCAACGACAGCGCACGGGTCCTGCGCAAGGGCCGCACCGCTTCCATCGGCCTGGTCCTGGAAGACCTCGCCGACCCGTTCTACGGCCCGCTGAGCCGCGCCGTGGAGGAGGTCGCCCGTGCCCACGGCGCGCTCCTGATCAACGGTTCGAGCGCCGAGGACCCCGAGCGCGAACAGGAACTCGTGCTCGCGCTGTGCGCCCGCCGCGTGGACGGTCTGATCGTGATCCCCGCAGGGGACGACCACCGCTATCTGGAGCCGGAGATCAAGGCGGGCATCGCCACGGTCTTCGTGGACCGCCCGGCGGGCCGGATCGACGCCGACATGGTCCTTTCGGACAGCTTCGGCGGCGCCCGCGAAGGCGTCGCCCATCTGATCGCGCACGGCCACCGGAGGATCGGCTTCATCGGTGACCAGCCCCGCATCCACACCGCGACCGAGCGACTGCGCGGCTACCACGCGGCGATGACGGACGCGGGCATCGAGGTCCAGGACGCCTGGGTCTCGCTCGGCTCCACCGACCCCGACCGGGTCCGGGACGCCGCCGAGTCGATGCTCCGTGGCCCGGAGCCGGTGACCGCCCTGTTCGCGGGGAACAACCGGGTGACGGTGACCGTCGTACGCGTCCTGGCGGACCGGGAACGCCCTGTGGCCCTGGTCGGTTTCGATGACATCGAGCTGGCCGATCTGCTCGGCATCACCGTCATCTCCCAGGACGCGGCGGCGGTCGGCCGCACCGCCGCCGAGCATCTGTTCCGCCGCCTGGACGGCGTCGACCACGCCCCGGTACGGGTGGAACTCCCGACGACGCTCATCGCGCGCGGGTCGGGCGAACGCCCGCCCGCCTGA
- a CDS encoding DUF6986 family protein encodes MGQQEKVATSLAGTVGEHISASLAAVDAELARRYPGDPGTRQPVHTVYVPGDVFAADTIRSWGDRALEALDTHAPDAASFATALGIPEELAGPVHDRVRAKLEREPVEDLRIDFEDGYGPRSDAEEDEAAARAALLVSQAYGDGTSAPYMGIRMKCMEAAVRDRGIRTTDVFLTGLMRAGGLPDGLVLTLPKVTYPEQVTAFVQLLEAFEKAHGLDAGRIGFEIQIETSQSILAADGTAAVARMIDAARGRATGLHYGTFDYSACVGVSPAYQASDHPAADHAKAVMQVAAAGTGVRVCDGSTNVLPVGPTSRVHEAWRLHYGLTRRALARAYYQGWDMHPGHLPTRYAAVYTFYREGLEQAAGRLAAYVAKAGGDVMDEPATAKALSGYLLRGIDCGALDTAEVARLTGLTRADLDAFASPRRGGLTVTAP; translated from the coding sequence ATGGGTCAGCAGGAGAAGGTGGCAACGAGCCTCGCCGGGACGGTCGGCGAGCACATCAGCGCCTCCCTCGCGGCGGTGGACGCCGAACTCGCCCGCCGCTACCCGGGAGACCCCGGCACCCGCCAGCCCGTGCACACCGTCTACGTACCCGGCGACGTGTTCGCCGCCGACACCATCCGCTCCTGGGGCGACCGGGCGCTGGAGGCCCTCGACACGCACGCCCCCGACGCCGCCTCCTTCGCCACGGCCCTCGGCATCCCCGAGGAACTGGCCGGGCCCGTCCATGACCGCGTACGCGCCAAGCTGGAGCGCGAGCCCGTCGAGGACCTGCGCATCGACTTCGAGGACGGCTACGGCCCGCGCTCCGACGCCGAGGAGGACGAGGCGGCGGCCCGCGCCGCCCTGCTCGTCTCGCAGGCGTACGGGGACGGCACCTCGGCCCCGTACATGGGTATCCGGATGAAGTGCATGGAGGCCGCCGTACGCGATCGCGGAATCCGCACCACGGATGTCTTCCTCACCGGCCTGATGCGGGCCGGCGGGCTGCCCGACGGGCTCGTGCTGACCCTGCCCAAGGTGACGTACCCCGAGCAGGTCACCGCCTTCGTCCAGCTGCTCGAAGCCTTCGAGAAGGCCCATGGGCTCGACGCCGGGCGGATCGGCTTCGAGATCCAGATCGAGACCAGCCAGTCGATCCTCGCGGCGGACGGCACCGCCGCCGTGGCCCGCATGATCGACGCCGCCCGGGGGCGGGCGACCGGTCTGCACTACGGGACCTTCGACTACAGCGCCTGCGTCGGTGTCAGTCCCGCCTACCAGGCCAGTGACCATCCGGCCGCCGACCACGCCAAGGCCGTCATGCAGGTCGCCGCGGCGGGTACCGGCGTACGCGTCTGTGACGGTTCCACCAACGTCCTGCCCGTCGGCCCCACCTCCCGGGTCCACGAGGCGTGGCGGCTCCACTACGGACTCACCCGCCGCGCCCTGGCCCGCGCCTACTACCAGGGCTGGGACATGCACCCGGGCCACCTGCCCACCCGGTACGCGGCCGTCTACACCTTCTACCGCGAGGGTCTGGAACAGGCGGCGGGCCGTCTCGCGGCGTACGTCGCCAAGGCGGGCGGCGACGTCATGGACGAACCGGCCACCGCCAAGGCCCTCAGCGGCTATCTGCTCCGCGGCATCGACTGCGGCGCCCTGGACACCGCCGAGGTCGCCCGTCTCACCGGGCTCACCCGCGCGGACCTCGACGCGTTCGCCTCGCCTCGCCGCGGCGGGCTGACGGTCACCGCCCCGTAG
- a CDS encoding electron transfer flavoprotein subunit alpha/FixB family protein — protein sequence MAEVLVYVDHVDGAVRKPTLELLTLARRLGDPVAVAVGAGARETAGVLGSHGAVRVLAVEGPEFAEYLVVPKVDALRAAFDAVSPVAVLLPSSAETKEIAARLAVRTGSGIITDAVDVEAGESGPVATQSAFAASFTTRSRVVRGVAVITVKPNSAPVEPAGAAGALEDLAVVFSGTENAARVVSRTPRESTGRPELTEAAIVVSGGRGVNGAENFPLIEALADSLGAAVGASRAAVDAGWYPHSSQVGQTGKSVSPQLYIASGISGAIQHRAGMQTSKTIVAINKDAEAPIFDLVDYGVVGDLFDVVPQLTEEINTRKS from the coding sequence ATGGCTGAAGTTCTTGTCTATGTCGATCATGTGGACGGTGCCGTCCGCAAGCCCACGCTGGAGCTGCTGACGCTGGCGCGGCGTCTGGGTGATCCGGTGGCTGTCGCGGTGGGTGCCGGTGCGCGGGAGACGGCCGGTGTGCTGGGTTCGCACGGTGCGGTGCGGGTGCTGGCGGTGGAGGGGCCGGAGTTCGCGGAGTATCTGGTGGTGCCGAAGGTCGATGCGCTGCGGGCGGCGTTCGACGCGGTGTCGCCGGTCGCGGTGCTGCTTCCGTCGTCGGCGGAGACGAAGGAGATCGCGGCGCGTCTGGCGGTGCGGACGGGTTCGGGGATCATCACGGACGCGGTGGATGTGGAGGCGGGCGAGTCGGGTCCCGTCGCGACGCAGTCCGCGTTCGCGGCGTCGTTCACGACGCGGTCGCGGGTGGTGCGGGGTGTCGCGGTGATCACGGTGAAGCCGAACTCGGCGCCGGTGGAGCCGGCCGGGGCCGCGGGTGCCCTGGAGGACCTCGCGGTGGTGTTCTCGGGTACGGAGAACGCGGCGCGGGTCGTGTCGCGTACGCCGCGTGAGTCGACGGGCCGTCCGGAGCTGACCGAGGCCGCGATCGTGGTGTCGGGCGGGCGCGGGGTCAACGGTGCGGAGAACTTCCCGCTGATCGAGGCGCTCGCGGACTCCCTGGGCGCGGCGGTCGGTGCCTCGCGTGCCGCGGTCGACGCCGGGTGGTACCCGCACTCCAGCCAGGTCGGGCAGACCGGCAAGTCGGTCTCCCCTCAGCTGTACATCGCGTCCGGGATCTCCGGCGCGATCCAGCACCGGGCCGGGATGCAGACGTCCAAGACGATCGTCGCGATCAACAAGGACGCCGAGGCCCCGATCTTCGACCTCGTCGACTACGGCGTCGTCGGCGACCTCTTCGACGTCGTCCCCCAGCTCACCGAAGAGATCAACACCCGCAAGAGCTGA